The Clostridia bacterium DNA window CCATTGATGCCGTCCAACCCGTTGGCGACGAAAAATGCGTAGGTGGTGCCGTCCGTATAAAAGACGGTATATGTGTCCACGCCGTCCGCCGAGGCGGTTTTCTCTATGCGGTCGATGGCCTTGCCGCTTTGCGTTTGCGCGGACGTGTTTTCCTTTCCGTTTTCAGTCGCAGAGGGCGAGGTCGCGGTGCCGTCCGTCGACGGTTTCGTGCCGAGCGGGGCAGAGCACGCCGAGAGCGCCACTACGCTCGTTATTACGATTACGATACATAGCCAAAGACAAAACTTTTTCATGCTTAACTCCTGCTATCTAATGATAGCACAAGCAACAGCGTTCGTCAATATGCCAAATCTTAGCAGTAGACCCCGCAAGGCTTAGCCTTGGGGGTGTTTCGCTCGCCTTCGCATCCTTTCGCGCAAAGAAAAACCCGACCGCCGTCGCAGTCGGGTATTCGTTATAACGTAATCCGTCAAATATCGTTCAAATCGTCGAGCCAAGCGGTCGCCGAAATATCCGAAGGCATTTGCCACTCGCCGCGCGGGGACAAATCGATCGCGCCCACCTTGGCTCCGTCCACCGAGCAACTGCGCTTGAATTGCTGGCTGAAGAATCGCTTATAAAAGCGCACGAAGGCGTCCTTGAGGGCTTGTCTGTCCACCGACGGGAAGGCGCACGCGGCCACGCGGAACAGTTTGGAGGGTGTCATACCCCAATAGACGACGTGGTACAGAATGAAATCGTTAAGCTCGTATTTGCCCACGATTTCTTCCGTCTTTTGCTCGATTTGCCCCCCTACGTTGGGTAGCAATTCGGGACTGATGGGGGTAGCCAGCACCGAGGTCAGCACCTCGCCGAGCGCTCCTTTTTCCTTCTTGGCTATCTCGCCTATGACGCATTGCATCAAGGTCTTGGGCAAGGTGGCGTTGACGCCGTACATACTCATATGGTCGCCGTTGTAGGTGCACCACCCCAAGGCGATCTCGCTGAGGTCACCTGTGCCGATCACCAGCCCGCCCACCTGGTTGGCGACGTCCATCAGCACCATAGTGCGCATACGCGCCTGCGCGTTCTCGAAGGTGACGTCCGCCGTATTGGCGTCGTGCCCGATGTCCTTGAGGTGCTGTCGGACGGCGGCGGCGATATTGATCTCGCGGCAGGGCACGTTCAACGCGTTGCACAACGCCAAGGCGTTATTCTTGGTGTGGTCGGTAGTGCCGAAGCAGGGTAGAGTCAGGCACACGAGGGCTTCGCTTGCTTTTAGGCGCAACAGGTCGCACGCTTTGCGGCAAACGAGCAACGCCAGGGTGCTGTCCACACCGCCCGACACGCCCAACACCATTTTATTTACGTGGATATGGCGCAACCTTGCGGCCAAGCCCTGCGCTTGCATGGAGAGGATCTCGTCGGCAATTTTGGCCTTTTCTTTGGCGGTTTGCGGGATAAAGGGGCTTTTGGGCCACCCTGCAAGGTGCGTAGGCGTCAATTCGTCATAGGCGAATTCGTTGCCCACCGCGTCGCGGTCTATCTCGGGCAGGGTGTGCGTGCGCCGACGCAGGAAGGTAATGCCCGCCACGTCGACCACGGCGTCCACGCTCGCTTTGCCGAACGGCTCGCCTGCGGCAAGCACTTCGCCGCACGAAGCGATGATCTTTTGCCCGCCGAACACGTAGTCGGTGGTGGATTCGTCAGCACCGGCGTCCACGTAGACGTAGGCCGCTTTACATATCTTCGAGATGGTTTTTACCTCTTCCGTGCGCGCTTCGGCCGCTCCGACGACGAGGGGCGTAGCCGCCAAATTGCAGATGACGGTGGCGCCTGCCTCGACCAACGCGTTATGCGGGGCGCGGATAGACGTCAATTCGTCGCCGAATTCCACGCCGATGATGAGGTTGGGCACGTTGACGCACGCGAAGACCTGCGTGCCGCCGAAAGGCACTTCGTCTTGGCCGCAGAGGGTGATGAACTGCGCTTGGTCGGGTGAGGGCGAAAAATGCCTCGTTTCCGAGGCGGTCAAATACCGTTTGGCCACCACGCCCAACACGGCGCCGCCCTTGACGACGGCGGCTGCGTCGTACAGTCTGTCGCCCAAAACGAGGGGCAGACCGACCACGCTTACCACGTCCAGCGAGGCTGTTTCGTCGATGATGGCGCCGAGCGCTTGCTCGCACGATACGAGCAGGGCGCCCTCATAGACGATGTCTCCGACGGTACTGCCGCAAAGTCCCAATGCGGGCGTCACCACGACGCGGCCACCCGCTTTATCCGCTTTGCGGATGCCTTCGATGATGGCCTCGGCATTCGCTTGGGGGTTAGCCACCGTAAGCGAATGCGAGAGGGCCGTTATTTTGATAAATCCGTCTTTCATACGATTGCGTTATTCGGTTTTGGGCGGCAAGTTGCCGTTGTCGTCCACGGTGTATTGCGCCGCGTAATCCACTTGCTGCCACTTCTTGTTGGGCGCGAAGAGGAACTTGGTGCTCACGGCTTCGCCGATGAGTTTGAGCGCATTGGACAAAGCCGCCGCGTCGTCGATATCCAAGGCAAAGGGCACTTCGCTGTAGGCGGCGTACTTGGCCATCGAATAGTGATGGTATTGTCTGGGGTTGTATGCGTTGGGCTCCAAGCACAGGTGCAGACGCAACTTGTCGTTGTTGAGGGTGATACGCGCGATGAGTTTGCTGCCTTGACGGAAACTTTCGCCCGCGTTGGCGATCTTGCTACTGACGCGGCTATAGAGGAAGAAGGTGTTTTTGATATTGCTGTAGTATTTGCGCTGTCTGTCGGTGGCGGCGATCAACTTCTTCTCAAACGCGGTGTACGCGTTGAAACGGGGATCGTTCATCACGGCGTCCAACTCGATACGACGGCGGTCGAGGTTGGCCTCTTCGGCTTGGTCTTGCGCTTCCTCGTCCTCGGCCTCTTGCATCATGGCCATCAACGCCTTCTCGTCTTCCGACAATTCGGGTGATTTCTCTTCCTCTTGGGGCACTTCCTC harbors:
- a CDS encoding NAD(+) synthase is translated as MKDGFIKITALSHSLTVANPQANAEAIIEGIRKADKAGGRVVVTPALGLCGSTVGDIVYEGALLVSCEQALGAIIDETASLDVVSVVGLPLVLGDRLYDAAAVVKGGAVLGVVAKRYLTASETRHFSPSPDQAQFITLCGQDEVPFGGTQVFACVNVPNLIIGVEFGDELTSIRAPHNALVEAGATVICNLAATPLVVGAAEARTEEVKTISKICKAAYVYVDAGADESTTDYVFGGQKIIASCGEVLAAGEPFGKASVDAVVDVAGITFLRRRTHTLPEIDRDAVGNEFAYDELTPTHLAGWPKSPFIPQTAKEKAKIADEILSMQAQGLAARLRHIHVNKMVLGVSGGVDSTLALLVCRKACDLLRLKASEALVCLTLPCFGTTDHTKNNALALCNALNVPCREINIAAAVRQHLKDIGHDANTADVTFENAQARMRTMVLMDVANQVGGLVIGTGDLSEIALGWCTYNGDHMSMYGVNATLPKTLMQCVIGEIAKKEKGALGEVLTSVLATPISPELLPNVGGQIEQKTEEIVGKYELNDFILYHVVYWGMTPSKLFRVAACAFPSVDRQALKDAFVRFYKRFFSQQFKRSCSVDGAKVGAIDLSPRGEWQMPSDISATAWLDDLNDI